The Zingiber officinale cultivar Zhangliang chromosome 9A, Zo_v1.1, whole genome shotgun sequence genome window below encodes:
- the LOC122018700 gene encoding uncharacterized protein LOC122018700, whose product MAKLLMLKEYLELDDDGFVLGVGVTTIRSLLDAELLRESAMRNAARSAAAANGNALGKFAAAIEAVKARCLPSSSRQERATFSVLSRKNKTKEKDKKTKQRLTADQNPSAAVGWQCLRFPSPVISSGQSNCSHAASPAPYYLQVSSSTSEERKEHSPPPSSSSQPSGNEEVTSITATLSAATEFDGRELEENESNDDAEKIRVNLVSVIDYTNKKDCVVVEEEEEEEEEEESFYRSLDNIERSTEQLLHQIRRFEMLAELDPPMECCSLSSDGDDDVSSPSSHAEEEEGRAWEMFGRLKANAPQGGGEKLLLDFFIQGGKTDGGLLLMRQRETTTTTELLRTARRWIDGSPGGEVEEDCGHGEAATLREMEINGRWRCFHEEVDELALRFGDAMLQLLVEKLVKELASQL is encoded by the exons ATGGCTAAGCTGCTCATGCTCAAGGAGTACCTCGAGCTCGACGACGACGGTTTCGTGCTGGGCGTCGGCGTCACTACCATCCGCAGCCTCCTCGACGCCGAGCTCCTCAGAGAATCGGCCATGAGGAACGCAGCGCGCAGCGCCGCGGCAGCTAACGGGAACGCGCTCGGTAAATTCGCCGCCGCCATCGAGGCCGTCAAAGCGCGCTGTTTGCCGTCCTCTTCGCGGCAGGAGCGGGCTACCTTCTCGGTGCTCTCCAGGAAGAATAAGACGAAGGAGAAAGATAAGAAGACAAAACAGAGGCTCACGGCGGATCAGAACCCGTCCGCCGCCGTCGGATGGCAGTGTCTCCGGTTCCCGTCGCCAGTCATCAGCAGCGGCCAGAGCAATTGCTCGCACGCCGCCTCCCCTGCCCCCTACTACCTCCAAGTCAGCTCCTCCACCAGCGAAGAAAGGAAAGAACACTCACCGCCTCCATCATCCTCGTCCCAACCATCGGGGAACGAAGAAGTCACCTCCATCACCGCCACCCTCTCGGCGGCGACG GAATTTGATGGAAGAGAGTTGGAAGAGAACGAGTCCAACGACGATGCAGAGAAGATTCGAGTGAATTTAGTTTCGGTGATCGACTATACGAATAAAAAGGATTGTGTTGTtgttgaggaggaagaggaagaggaagaggaagaagagtccTTTTATCGCAGCCTCGACAATATTGAAA GGTCGACGGAGCAGCTGCTGCACCAGATCCGACGGTTCGAAATGCTCGCGGAGCTGGATCCCCCGATGGAGTGTTGCTCCCTGTCGTCGGACGGGGACGACGACGTGTCGTCGCCGTCGTCGCACGCCGAGGAGGAGGAGGGGCGGGCGTGGGAGATGTTCGGGCGGCTGAAGGCCAACGCGCCGCAAGGCGGCGGGGAGAAGCTTCTGCTGGACTTCTTCATCCAAGGCGGCAAAACTGACGGCGGTCTTCTTCTGATGAGGCAGCGTGAGACGACCACAACGACGGAGTTGCTCCGCACGGCCAGGCGGTGGATCGACGGGAGTCCGGGCGGGGAGGTGGAGGAGGACTGCGGGCACGGGGAGGCGGCGACGTTGAGGGAGATGGAGATTAACGGACGGTGGAGATGCTTCCATGAGGAGGTGGACGAGCTGGCCCTGCGGTTTGGAGACGCAATGCTTCAGTTGCTCGTGGAAAAATTAGTGAAAGAACTAGCATCACAATTATAA